The window ACAGGCCGGAAAATTCCTGGGTCAGGGCGCTGTAGTGGTAGCGGGATCCCAGGCCCCGCATGAGGCGGACGCCGAAGGCCGCCTCGAAATGGCACCCCTGGCCGCCGCCGCCCATATATGCGAAGGAGCGGGGACCGTATTGCCCGATGATGTCTTTCAGCCTGCCGCCGATCTCGTCGATGGCCTGTTCCCAGGAGATCCGCTCGAACCGGTCTCCCACCCGTTTCAGCGGGTATTTCAGGCGGTCGGCGTTATGCTGATGGTTGGCGATATTCATGCCTTTCCGGCAGACGTATCCCTCGCTGCGGGCGTTCGATTTGTCGCCCCTCACCCTGACGATGCGGTTGTCTTCCACTTCGACCACCAGTCCGCAGTTCTGGGCGCACAGCACGCAGCCGGTGTGAAATGTCGCAGCCATGGTCTTCCTCCTTTGCTGAAGAGCTCAATCCCGATTCGTCATGATCTTGCCGCGGAAGCCCGCAGTTTCGCGACGAGACGCCGCAGCTCGCTGTTCTCGTCTTCCGATAAATTTGCCATAAATTCCACGTTGGCCTCGGCGATCACCCGGGCAGCCTCGGCTCCCATGGCCCGGCCCTGATCCGTCAAGTGGATCTGGATGGACCGGCGGTCGGCCGGATTGCCCTTTCGTTCGATCAGTTGAGCCGCTTCGAGGCGGTCGATGATTCCCGTCAGGGTGGCGCTGTCCAGTTCCGTTTTCCGGCCCAGTTCACTGGAGGTGATCCGGTCTTCAACATGGAGGGCCCCCAGGATCATGGCCTGAACCGGCGTGATGTTCAGTTCCGAGACCTTGTGGTTCAGGAAACGGTTTCCCATCTGACTCGCCTTGGCGAGCTGGAAAAAAATGCAATCGTCTAATTTCACGCGCGGATCCCCACAATGCTTGCCTGCAATATACTTGCATGCGAGTATATTGCAGCAGGCCGACCCTGTCAAGCGTCGTTGCCCCCGGGTAGTGATTTCCAGGACGAATCATCATCACGCGTCAGGGTTCCTGCCGCGTTTACACAGGGGGAAAGGCAGGAGGCATTCGAGGCTCCATGGCGGCGTGTTCTGTCTCTGAAGCAGTCGGCGAGGCCGTCATGGCCCGTTGTCGCGATCATAATATCCATTGGATATCCGTCCTTTACACGGCGTGAGAATTTGTTTATCAAAAAGATCCATACGGCCGCGGATCGTCGGATTCCCCTAACCAACCAACATTTGCATAAGGAGGGCATGATGAGCAGAGACTCGTATATCTGGGACTACAGGAATCCTTATGAATGGATGAGTCGGACGGTACAGGCGAAATTCCCGCCGATGATCATCACGTGTGCCATTACCGGCGGGGTGCAGGGCAAGGAAATGAACGAGAACCTTCCGGAGACGGCGGAAGAGCAGGCCGATGCGGTTTACGAGGCCTACAAGGCGGGGGCCGTCTCCGTTCACCTTCATGCCCGCGTTCCGGGCAACCAGTCTCTCACGACGTCCGATCCGGCGGATTATTCAAAGATCAACCGCCTCATCCGGGAGCGCTGTCCGGACATCATCATCAACAACACCACCGGGGGAGGGCCATGGCTGACCACGGAGCAGCGGATGTGCTGCCTCTTTGCCGATCCGCCTCCGGACATGGCCAGCCTGAACCTGGGGCCTTTCATGCTCAAGATGCCCCTCAAGGATCGCAAGGAGCCTCTGCCCAATCCGCGTCCCGGTTTTCTCTTCGATCAGTGCATTCCCGCCAGCTATGCCGATGTTAATCTCTATGCGAAAACCATGAAGGAGAAAGGGATCAAGCCCGAGATCGAACTGTATCATCCTGGTCAGTACTGGGTCCTGCAGGACCTGCTCCGGGAAGGGAACCTGGATCCCCCTTATATGGTGCAGTTTGTCATGGGGTTTCAGACCTCTTCGTTTCCGACCCCGGCCAACCTCCTGGGACTGATCAACGAGCTTCCTCCCCAATCCATGTTCGCCGTCATCGGAGTCGGGCCTTTCCAGTTGGCCATGAACGCAATGGGAATCCTGCTGGGAGGGCATGTCCGGGTCGGCATGGAAGACAACATGTATTATCGGAAGGGGGAGAAATTGAAGAGCAACGCGCAACTGGTAGCCAGAGTCAAGCGCATTGCCCTCGAGATGAACCGTGAGATTGCAACCGTTGCCCAGGCCAGGGAAATGCTCGGGTTACCGCCGGCAGGCAAATGATCAGCCGGGAAGCCTGGGAAAGGGACGACCCGTTCCCTTTCCCAGGCTTCCCTTCGCCTTTCGATACGGCAGGGTTTACTCCTGCAGGCTGGTAATGATCTCCCGGATGAACGTCAACGCTTTCGTCTGAGGCTCCGTTTCGATCCCGTCCTTGATCGAAAAACCCATCGTCACCTGTTGTTTGTCCACCACCATGGAACGAAGTTCCACGACCAGCGTCTGCATGGTTTCCTCACCGAGAAACCGGAATGAGAGATTGAGCGTATCGCCCACATTCAGTTTATCGAGATCCGTGCAAGCGCTTGCCTTCGCCCGGAACCTGCATCCCCCCATGCTCATGTCGTTGATGAAGCCTTT of the Syntrophales bacterium genome contains:
- a CDS encoding MarR family transcriptional regulator, which encodes MGNRFLNHKVSELNITPVQAMILGALHVEDRITSSELGRKTELDSATLTGIIDRLEAAQLIERKGNPADRRSIQIHLTDQGRAMGAEAARVIAEANVEFMANLSEDENSELRRLVAKLRASAARS
- a CDS encoding 3-keto-5-aminohexanoate cleavage protein, giving the protein MSRDSYIWDYRNPYEWMSRTVQAKFPPMIITCAITGGVQGKEMNENLPETAEEQADAVYEAYKAGAVSVHLHARVPGNQSLTTSDPADYSKINRLIRERCPDIIINNTTGGGPWLTTEQRMCCLFADPPPDMASLNLGPFMLKMPLKDRKEPLPNPRPGFLFDQCIPASYADVNLYAKTMKEKGIKPEIELYHPGQYWVLQDLLREGNLDPPYMVQFVMGFQTSSFPTPANLLGLINELPPQSMFAVIGVGPFQLAMNAMGILLGGHVRVGMEDNMYYRKGEKLKSNAQLVARVKRIALEMNREIATVAQAREMLGLPPAGK